In Scyliorhinus canicula chromosome 12, sScyCan1.1, whole genome shotgun sequence, the sequence AGATAGTGGGATTACTTGATGGTGGTATTGGAAAGATTTGGAATTGGGCCgaggtttgtggcgtgggtgcggCTGTTGTATAAGGAACCAATGACAAGCGTTCGCACTAACAGCATGAACAAAAGGTACTTTGCACTGCAACGGggtacgagacaggggtgccccatgCCGAGCACATCAATGGGGAGTAAAATGGAGCTACTTTTGAGAGCCGCGACATTCTCGGGGTACAAAGCGAGTATTTTATGGTCTCCCTGCCaggagtaggggggagggggggggggggggggctgccattctgttCGGCGGCAACCCACTTTAGATACTTGGGAGTGCAAGTGGCCCGAGATTGTGGAGGGCTCCGTAAATACAATTTCACAAGATTAGTGGGGAGTGTGAAATCTGATATGTAGaggtgggacaacctccctctgtcGTTGCGAgcgggtgcaggcagttaaaatgaatgttttgCCGCGATTCTTGTTTATATTTCAGCGCCTGCCAGTCTTTTTATCAAAGTCCTTCTTCAAAGGGATAGACAAGCTGATCTCCTCGTTCAATTGGGGGAATGTGGCCAGGATTAGGAGGGTGATTCTGCAGAGATGACAACAGGCAGGGAGGGTTAGGCCTCCCAAACTTgctgtattattattattgggcggtgaatgcgaAGAAGCCCAATGGGTTTGGAGCAAGGAGGCAGAGGCCCTGTGCGTAAAGTTGGAGGTGGATTCTtgtagggggtcggggttgcAGGCACTGGCAATGACGCTGCTTCCGATGGCTCCAGGAATTggagatctggaggcagtttaggcatTTTAAGCTGGGGGTCGGTCAGGAGGGATGcaaggtttcggagatgggacgagagggggattaaggaaattAACTATTTGTTCCCTGGGGCAATTTGCGAGCCTATAGGAGTTGGGAGAGAAGCATGGGTTGGCGCAGGGAGAAGGGTTTAGGTACTTGTAGGTTCTGGACATTGCAAGAAAGGTTTTCCCGACCTTCCCAATAGCACCGGCCTCTTCGTTACTGGAGGCGGTGCTGTCAGCGGGAGGACTGGAGAAGAGTTTTTCTTCGGTGATCTAAGGGAGGATCCTTGAGGAGgatagggtgtccatggaggggattaaTGCAAAGTGGAAGGAGgaactggagagagggagggtcacTGGAAGAGGGATTGTGGTTCAAAGTGCTGTGGAGCATGAATGCCTCGGCTTTGTGTGCGAGGTTGAGGCTGATCTAGCTGAAGGCACGGTAAGAGGTCTTGCAacatgaaggagctgtgctccgaaagctagtgattccatacaaacctgttggactttaacctggtgttgcaagacttcctaatgtgcccaccccagtccaaatccggcatctccacatcatagctgaAGGTAGTATATAGGGCACACttcacaaaatcaaggatgagacGACTGTtcaagggggtggaggatgtccgtgagcgatgtgggaggggcccctcGAACCTTGTTCATGTGTTTTGGTCCCGCCCGAATCTGGAAAAGTTTTGGAGGACGGTGTTCAGTAGCACCTGGGGGGTTttgcatgtggatgtggagcctGGTCCCTGGAAGCCATATCAGGGTGTGGGACCGGCCCGAGTTGCAGGCGGgtacgggggcagatgttttatccttcacctcgctgatcgcTCGTGAGCGGATCTTGTTAGGGTGGAGGTCAgcatctccaccctgtgcctcggtgttgCAGGGGGGAAACCTGCTGGAGgttttgaccctggagaaggtgacatTTGAGCTGAGGGAGACgaaggagggattctacaattattGGCGTTTGTTCATCGTGCACTTTTGACTgctgaggtggagggggggtccTGTGTTTGGGTCGGATTGTTTTTTTATATTATTGGGGTTTTTATTCTTATTTTTCTGGTGAAAATTTgtcgaataaaaatatattttttaaaaaatcaaactcCAGTAGAGTTGACCCATGTCATCACCTTTATACAACTGGTCTCCCAAAACCTGAGGTAACACTGTTATTCATAACTTGGGAGCTGCTCAGCAGCTCTATGCCAATTTAAGCGGATGTACTGGTAATGTTTTGTTCCAGTGCAGCGACTTTAAATTTATTTGTTCATTTTTCCTGAACACAtttaccaggggattttcacaataacttcattgcagtgtaatgtaagcctacttgtgacaataataacaggTAATTAGTATTATTACTGTGAACAATTGGTTGATGACTGTGGGCACTTACCGGCTCTCAGGTTCTTCTTGTCAGATTTGGCCTTTGCTGCGCTCGGTGTATTGGATTCTGACTCCTGAtgttaaacaaaaataaaacaattagTCGTGTTGTATAAACACAGCTAACCAGGATTAGTTAGCGATCATCATAAACATCTTACTCATAAATAACATCAAAATATAACAAGATCACATTACAGGATGCACGCTTGTCCACTTCCTGGTGCTCTTTCCTTCTTGCATATTCTCCCACGCTTCAATTTTCTCCTTCCTCTTCTCTTCTTCAATCTGCATTTTAACAATAATAACCACACAATCACCCAGGGCATTACACCAGTAAATTCTTCATTACTCTTGTACCCTTTGCCCCTATTTATGAAACAATAAATATGATTTGAATGTCCATTCTGATCTGCACTCTGACCGAATCTTTCAGCACCCTCTACTGTCTTCCCATTGAGAGCACACTCCCTACTCCTGGTATTCTTTTCAAAAATCTCACACTGATCCACATTAATCTGCTTCGGCCATTTTACTCCTGTATGTCCATTCCCTTAACTTAAAACTCTTCATAAAGCCGCGTTTGAAAGTCAGAATTGATTTTGCTGACACTCGCCTTTCAGACTGTACGTTTCGACATGCCAGAGCGCAACAACTCGCTGTTAAACAAACTTCAGCTTTACCCCAGTTATCAAAATAAATCTTCTGGAATGTCAGCCCACTGGTTACTAACCTTTCTGCCAGTCTAAACTCTTTTGTATCTTtggtaaattttgaaattgtgcttccTTCGACTGAACTCTCAATCATCTACCCGTAATTTTAAACATCTGTTCCTAGCTGATTCGCTCCACCCTTACCTCTTTCTGCTTCTCTCGGTACTTTGCTGCCTGTTCATCCAGCTCCTGCTGCATCCGATAGCGAGCAGCATCCATTGCTTCCTGCCTCCTCAGAATTAATGATGGTTCTAATCTCAAAGAGAAGTAAACACTTCAATAAGCTGCACACAAGAAGCAATTTATTCAAAAAATGTACCTTCAGATTTTCTCAAGCAACATTTTCTTCCAAGACTTTACATTTAAAGTGCCAATAATCCTCTATCATACAAACAACAAACAATCTGAGGAACAAGTCATTTCTGGTATCTTTAAACGCGATCAAAAGATAATTGAAGATGAGGAATGAAGGTGATTTTTGATTCATTCATCCAAAGAGTTTTTAAAGCCTCCCTCTTCACCCTAGATCCAATTGGTTAGTGAATTCTCTGCCATATTTTGAAGTCCATATTGGTCACCATAGAATGAAGGTCTAATTATAAGGAAAAgtccaaaaagaaaaaaaaaaatcagaaaacatAAGGGTGGAAATCATTGGGTTTTGAAAATCTCAGTTTTTCTATCACTCACGCAAGTCCAaccgacttgaaacgttaactcttactctctccgcagatgctgccagacctcgagtttatccagcattttctgtttttaatcacAGAAGATTCTTCCTGCACTTCTTCAAATAAGACTACCAAATCTGTCACAACAATTCATCCCTAGCCACAGGAGGCATGCCGGAAGGTTGGatgatagctaatgtggtaccattattcaagaagggaagggataaaccaggaaactgcaGGCAAGTCGCTCTAACCTCAGTGTTGGGAAACtgatggaagcaattctgagcgacaggattaatctgcatttggagaggcagggattaaccaGGAACAGTCagaatggatttgttaaggggaggtcatgtctcaccaacttgattgaatgttttcaaagaggtgaccatgtgtgtagatgagggaaatgcatttgacgtagtctacttgggttttagcaaggcttttgataaggtcccacatgggagtctGATAGCGTAGGtaaatgggatccaaggaaatttggcaaattggattcaGAGTTGGCTCAGTGGCaagaaacagagggtggtggtccaGGAGTGGTTTTCTGACTGgaggcctgtgtccagtggggtcctgcagggatcaatgttggagTAAATGacttagacatgaatgtaggaggattGATCAGCAAGTTCACAAATGGTagcaaaattggggggggggggggtaaataatgAGGGTAGCTTTAGATGGATACAGATGGGCTGGTCAGGTGGGCCGAAGTagcaaatagaattcaatccggataagtgtgagatgatgcagttgggcaggacaaacaaagcaaggaaaatacatgataaatggcaagaccctgggaagcaccgagaatCAGATGTGCACGTACAGCTTTCCCTTAAGAAAGCAGGGCAGGTGCATaatgtggttaagaaggcataaggtACACGTCCTTTATTAGCCAAGTGTCATGCGagtatccctttaagaaaggtttttgacttatcacatggcttcagtgatgtcattgtgtgggtggagctggactgtggctCTGCAAGTTTTTActttgagttttggactggtttgaagtGCACAGGTTGAAATAAGTGTTTTTTCGCTGTCTTCATTTTAAGAGCTGTTCCATACACTTgctaacttaaaagagataattggtttctggaaggaattcaaatctgctctttgagaaggggaacagagtatcaataacaagtcttaaagAGAGTGAGAATgtcgtgtgctgggccacgcctttgAAAAGGGACTTCTGGTTTTACTAGGATTttcttattgaattggaacagttaagggggaattcattaaggtttatacttagattactgtagctgtgtggggtctttatgtttataGTTGATacaaattcttactgtgtgtatttatacaaatgttaactcaaTTCTTacaataaaacttttttttttattaaaagaacCCAAGAACtcagttgaataacacctgaaaggcaggctcttgtgctcttaaccaaattcaacataaaggttgtaggtcaggtggactccataatatactttggagttgttAAACCCTGGCCGATAACACCAAGGCACAGAGAATAAGAGCATGCaggagtgctggaaaatggtatTAAAAGTTAGGTCACTGTCGTTTACTGCCACGACAcaatggccgaagggccttttctgtgtttgATGACTATGGAAGTGCAGGGATAGGAAAGAAACCCTTCTCTCACTCTTTGTCTCCTTGTCTGTGTTTTCTGTTTCAATCCCATATTCTCGTGCCTTTATTTTTCTTCTTGTAGTATACTGGCTCCCACTCAGAATTAATTTCTTTCGGTTTGAATGAtgagacgtgccaagtgctcatccaggtaccttttaaaggatgtgaggcaacccacctctaccatcctCCTAGGCAATACATTCCAGACAGTCACGACACTCTGGataaaaaggattttcctcacatccacccccccccaccctaaatgtcctgtccctcaccttgcACTCGTGTCCCGTCATGAGTGACCCTTAAACTAAggtgaacagctgctccctatctactctgcccatgcccctcaaccttgtacacctcgttcaggtcacccttcagccttctctgctccaactaaagcaatccaagcctatccaacctctcttcataacttaaatgtttcatcccaggcagcaaCCTGGTGAAGCTCCTCTACATCCCCCTccactgcaatcacatccttcctacaatgtggggaccagaactgcacaatactccagctgtggccgcaAAGGataccacaaggactgtgcagtggtcagggacagttgcatctgcaacaggcaggttggtgaggatgagatcacATACGTTTTTCCCTCCTGTTTGTTTCTTCACCACCtgctacagtcccagtctagcacctatgtcctttaggacccagccagttcggtctgtggtggtgctaCCGAGACACtcgtggtgatggatattgaagtccctcacccagaatacattctgtgaaattgtcaccctcagtgcttccaatttggtgttcaacatagagaagtattgattcatcagctgagggggaggggcattgggAATCAGAAAATCAGAAGAAAGTTTCCATGCCCGTGTTTGACTATGGTGCTATGAAACTtctctgactgtataccactgttccATCACCTCTGAAGGGTCTGCCCTGTCAATGAGACAGGCCAtgtccagggatggtgatggaagCGTCTCAGACATTGATTCTGTGAGTCTgacaatgtcaggctgttgctcaaCTAGAATCTCtacagcccagaaggaggccattcggcccattgtgtctgcattgaCCTAAAGGAGCACCCTAGctatgcccactcccctaccctatccccgtaaccccataacctcccCTAACctctacatccctggacacgaagggacaatattatcatggctaatccacctaacctgcacatctttggactgtgggaggaaaccggagcacccggaggaaactcacgcaggctgGGGAAAatcacgcaaactccacacgacagtcacccgaggccggaatcgagcccgggaccctggcactgagagacagcagtgctaatcactgtgccacctcgaCTAGTCTGAGAGACaattctcccaattttggcacaagctcccagaCATTAGCAAGCAGATCTTTGCAGGGTCGACACGGCTGGCTTTTCAATTGTCATTTTTGGTGCCTAGCTTGAAGCTGGGTCGTCcacccggtttcattccttttagactttgtagtgtttgatacaactgagtggcttgctaggctatttcagacaGCCGTTAAGATTCCAGCAtgtggctgtgggtctggaatcacagaccaggcaaggacggcagatttccttcgctgaaGGACACGAGTTAAccagagttttttttaatgacaatcggcaatggtttggTGATAAGCATTAGAGTATCAACTAGCTggcgtggtggaatttgaacccacgtcccctaagcattagcctgggcctggaggattactagtccattgacaTTACCACTAGTTCCTCCCAATTCTGCTCATCCAAATTTGAAAGCTACAAATTCATAAAATTATTTCACTGATTATATTACTGATCAAATGGCAAGTTAAAAACACATTCAGAGAGATGAGGAGCTGACAAAAGCAAAGTTCACTCGAAAACGATAATAAGACAAAGTCGGTACCAAGCTGGGCCTCCGAGGCCTGTGTCCGCTTGTGGCTTCTTGACTGCAGCATGCCACTGATTTTCTGCAGGACAAAGTAGATGGCAATGGAGCTGAAGAGGATGTACCAGCCATATTCAGACAGGATGTGCAACACCTGCGcagctgaaagaaaaacagaatcaACTGCGGACACTGGATCCAGCTGTGAAAATAACCAGCACAAATACTCCAGCTCGGGCTGCATGTTACAACTCTCGTGGCCCAGTCTGTATGCTCAAAGCAGATGGAAGAGGCAaagcagccagggttcctgctccccCTCGAGACCTCTTAGTTTCTCAACTTTAAACTTTAGAGTTCCCAGTTATTATttctcctattaaggggcaatttagcatggccaatccacctagcctgcacatctttgcgttgtggggatgagccccatgcaaacacggggcgaatgtgcaaactccacacagacagtgatctggggccaggatcgaacccgggcccctcagtgccgtgaggcagcagtgctaaccaccgtgctgccaggtttCTCAAATTACATGGGCAAAGTGCTGGAGCAGTGTCCCACAGGTGGACAAATTCAGCAGGGGCAGAACTGGGGGGAAATCCCCAACTATACAACTGgagggggcaccaatatcctgggcgggaggtttgctggagctctTCGAGAGGGTTTAaaatagtttggcagggggatgggaaccagagctacggatcagaggatagggtagctgttgaacaggcagaaatagtatgcagcgagtctgtaaGGAAGGCTccacagttgatagggcaaagttgcactcagtgggatgggttaaagtgtgtctgtttcaatgcaaggagtatcaGGAATAAGAGCATAGATCAGtccttggaactacgatgttgtggccattacggagacatggatttcccatgggcaggaatggttgttagatgttcggTGTTTAGGTGTTTTAGGAAGGATAGGGAGCAGGTAAAAGAAGAGCGggcgtggcactgttaattagggagtgcatcacagctacagaaaaggaggtAGACCAGGAGAGTTTGTCTACTgattcagtatgggtggaagtcagaaacaagaaaggatcagtcactttattgggagttttcgatagacccccccaatagcagcagagagatagaggaacatatTGGGCAGatgatcttggaaaggtgcagaagtaacaaagttgttgtcatggatgacttcaacttccctaatattgactggaaccttctCAGTGCAAacggtttggatggagcagattttgtcaggtgtgtacatggaggtttcctgactcaatatgtagataggccaactggggggaggccatattggatttggtgcttggcaacaaaccaggccaggtgtcagatgtctcggtgggaaagTATTTCGGtggcagtgaccacaactccttgacctttaccataggcatggagagggataggaacagacagtataggaaggtatttaattggaggggggaaattatactgccattagacaggagctgaggagcataaattgggaacagatgttctcagggaaatgcacaacagtaatgtgggggttgtttaaggggcatttgctgcgagtgctggatagttttgtcccactgaaatGAGGattgaatggtaaggtgaaggagccttggatgacaagagaagtggagcttccagtcaagaggaagaaggaaactgTGACATCCGAGGAAGGCTTCCTAGATACTTGGGGCCAGTTTGTCAGCCTGTTCAAAAACCTGTTCCGagaccagcaacgaggagtaagttaagaataaaaaaccaagatagatgaggaaccaaaggactgcgcaacccagagggcagcaaaatgtatatAGGACCAATTAAAACACAGACAaaataaacctttctgtacaataaagtaaattaacgtGGGTAAGAAAAATTGGGATGTATACATACAATTGTTTattaatatgagaaatgc encodes:
- the selenos gene encoding selenoprotein S codes for the protein MQPELEYLCWLFSQLDPVSAVDSVFLSAAQVLHILSEYGWYILFSSIAIYFVLQKISGMLQSRSHKRTQASEAQLEPSLILRRQEAMDAARYRMQQELDEQAAKYREKQKEIEEEKRKEKIEAWENMQEGKSTRKWTSVHPESESNTPSAAKAKSDKKNLRAGYNPLTGDGGGSCSWRPGRRGPSSGG